The Lycium barbarum isolate Lr01 chromosome 9, ASM1917538v2, whole genome shotgun sequence genome has a segment encoding these proteins:
- the LOC132611513 gene encoding uncharacterized protein LOC132611513 isoform X2, with translation MNICKKVLRLKPGEKLRVTFYQNRVVGPNHASFSRHLGLLVRDRNMCPLRVHSWLDIEEHKLEHMWKAVTEKFDSDDMIDHRGHVLQHMRKLWNNWRGSLHKKMKSKSLHEVLKDVPAGVEKSDWQWLVKEHFLSDKFKEASTRNSVNRSKVVMPHRTGSKPYREINYEMGGKDGNPPNMEIIFFETHKKDDELVEPETIEKYAEIQELVQSEPSLTNIEVVERCFGPQCKSHAVGFGGGITAKELKGGTTSKAALLEELKTTKKEKESLQNRMDILESKYERLERILVRQPSSPPLDQELED, from the exons ATGAACATTTGTAAGAAAGTTTTGCGACTGAAACCTGGAGAAAAGCTAAGAGTCACTTTCTACCAAAATCGAGTTGTTGGGCCGAATCACGCCTCATTTTCTAGACACTTGGGTTTGCTAGTTCGTGATCGTAATATGTGCCCGCTGCGAGTACACTCATGGTTGGACATCGAAGAACATAAGCTTGAGCACATGTGGAAAGCTGTTACT GAAAAATTTGACAGTGACGACATGATTGATCATAGAGGTCATGTTCTGCAACATATGAGGAAACTTTGGAATAATTGGAGAGGATCATTGCACAAGAAAATGAAATCGAAGTCATTGCATGAGGTTCTAAAAGATGTGCCGGCAGGAGTAGAAAAGAGTGATTGGCAATGGTTGGTCAAGGAGCATTTCTTATCTGATAAATTCAAG GAAGCAAGTACAAGAAACTCAGTCAATAGGTCTAAGGTGGTTATGCCTCATCGTACAGGTAGCAAACCTTATAGAGAGATTAATTACGAAATG GGAGGCAAAGATGGTAATCCACCAAACATGGAAATTATTTTCTTTGAGACTCATAAGAAGGACGATGAGCTTGTCGAACCTGAAACCATCGAAAAATAT GCTGAAATCCAAGAGCTGGTACAATCTGAACCGTCTCTTACTAATATTGAGGTAGTGGAAAGGTGCTTTGGACCTCAATGCAAAAGTCATGCAGTTGGATTTGGGGGTGGGATAACCGCTAAGGAGTTGAAAGGTGGTACCACCTCAAAGGCTGCATTGTTGGAAGAGCTTAAAACaactaaaaaagaaaaggaatcacTACAAAACCGCATGGATATTCTGGAGAGTAAATATGAACGGCTTGAACGTATATTGGTTCGTCAGCCTTCATCACCTCCACTAG ATCAAGAACTTGAAGATTGA
- the LOC132611513 gene encoding uncharacterized protein LOC132611513 isoform X4: protein MLAEKNFNVHPYFEAMEDNFPLYQVAEMTQDAQRSDRSGRGQSIRVTAEKMTPIGKNRSCTPATSNLNKPTKRSILVPPDFDPMEDFLYQDVEVTLDVQRSDTSPFESQKAKKVAAVTRDVQRSPFKSQKAKKVAEVTRDVQRSETGPFESQKAKKMAEVTRDGPFESQKAKKVAEVTQDAQTSETSPC, encoded by the exons ATGCTAGCTGAGAAAAATTTCAATGTGCACCCTTATTTTGAAGCAATGGAAGACAATTTCCCCCTCTATCAAGTAGCTGAAATGACTCAAGACGCTCAGAGAAGTGACAGAAGCGGTCGAGGACAAAGTATAAGAGTTACTGCTGAAAAGATGACTCCGATTGGAAAAAATAGAAGTTGTACTCCAGCAACTTCTAATCTAAATAAGCCAACAAAGAGAAGTATCCTTGTGCCTCCTGATTTTGATCCAATGGAAGACTTCCTTTATCAAGATGTTGAAGTGACTCTAGATGTTCAGAGAAGTGATACta GTCCATTTGAATCTCAAAAGGCAAAAAAAGTGGCTGCAGTGACTCGAGATGTTCAGAGAA GTCCATTTAAATCTCAAAAGGCAAAAAAAGTGGCTGAAGTGACTCGAGATGTTCAAAGAAGCGAAACtg GTCCATTTGAATCTCAAAAGGCAAAAAAGATGGCTGAAGTTACTCGAGATG GTCCATTTGAATCTCAAAAGGCAAAAAAAGTTGCTGAAGTGACTCAAGATGCTCAGACTAGTGAAACTA GTCCATGTTAA
- the LOC132611513 gene encoding uncharacterized protein LOC132611513 isoform X3, which translates to MLAEKNFNVHPYFEAMEDNFPLYQVAEMTQDAQRSDRSGRGQSIRVTAEKMTPIGKNRSCTPATSNLNKPTKRSILVPPDFDPMEDFLYQDVEVTLDVQRSDTSPFESQKAKKVAAVTRDVQRSPFKSQKAKKVAEVTRDVQRSETGPFESQKAKKMAEVTRDGPFESQKAKKVAEVTQDAQTSETSTLFTFV; encoded by the exons ATGCTAGCTGAGAAAAATTTCAATGTGCACCCTTATTTTGAAGCAATGGAAGACAATTTCCCCCTCTATCAAGTAGCTGAAATGACTCAAGACGCTCAGAGAAGTGACAGAAGCGGTCGAGGACAAAGTATAAGAGTTACTGCTGAAAAGATGACTCCGATTGGAAAAAATAGAAGTTGTACTCCAGCAACTTCTAATCTAAATAAGCCAACAAAGAGAAGTATCCTTGTGCCTCCTGATTTTGATCCAATGGAAGACTTCCTTTATCAAGATGTTGAAGTGACTCTAGATGTTCAGAGAAGTGATACta GTCCATTTGAATCTCAAAAGGCAAAAAAAGTGGCTGCAGTGACTCGAGATGTTCAGAGAA GTCCATTTAAATCTCAAAAGGCAAAAAAAGTGGCTGAAGTGACTCGAGATGTTCAAAGAAGCGAAACtg GTCCATTTGAATCTCAAAAGGCAAAAAAGATGGCTGAAGTTACTCGAGATG GTCCATTTGAATCTCAAAAGGCAAAAAAAGTTGCTGAAGTGACTCAAGATGCTCAGACTAGTGAAACTAGTACTTTATTTACTTTTGTGTAA
- the LOC132611513 gene encoding uncharacterized protein LOC132611513 isoform X1, which yields MAPNKQWMELINDRLAGAYVDGVESFLDYAFTRLGEPQLIRCPCIKCGNATSRTRVVVRSHLIVHGIIPGYTLWYHHGERSGEAQPDSEFIYDNDIEEGDGEDEIHGILRDLYYNGDNMNNSGDDFVEEEPNLEAKRFYKLLEDFKLPLYESAKVSKLSTLVKLLHIKSIGHWSNESFTMLLKFLKEDLLLDGTNLPNSYYEAKKVIRDLGLSYKKIDACKNDCMLYWKNDNCLESCKVCGVSRWKEDKHSGETKFKSGKKIPYKILRYFPLKPRLQRLFMCSKTSPLISWHHDKRVDDGIMRHPADSMVWKNFDELHPSFAAEPRNVRLGLASDGFQPFGMSRTPYSIWPVVLIPYNLPPWLCMKQENFILSMLIPGPESPGDAIDVYLQPLIEELNELWETGVETFDASTKKNFTLHASLLWTINDFPAYANLSGWSTKGKLACPCCNKGTVSTRLKNCKK from the coding sequence ATGGCACCAAATAAGCAATGGATGGAACTTATTAATGATCGACTTGCTGGTGCTTACGTAGATGGGGTGGAAAGTTTTTTAGATTATGCTTTTACAAGATTGGGAGAACCACAATTGATACGTTGTCCCTGCATCAAATGTGGTAATGCAACTTCTAGAACACGTGTTGTGGTCAGGTCACATTTGATAGTACATGGGATAATACCGGGCTATACTCTTTGGTATCACCATGGGGAGAGGTCAGGTGAAGCACAACCAGATTCTGAATTTATATATGATAATGACATCGAAGAGGGTGATGGTGAGGATGAAATACATGGGATTTTGAGAGATTTGTATTATAATGGAGATAATATGAACAATAGTGGTGATGATTTTGTCGAGGAGGAACCAAATCTTGAAGCAAAACGATTTTATAAGCTACTGGAGGATTTTAAGCTACCTTTATATGAAAGTGCAAAAGTTTCTAAACTTTCTACTTTGGTTAAATTGCTTCACATTAAAAGTATTGGTCATTGGAGTAATGAGTCATTTACGATGTTATTAAAGTTTTTGAAAGAAGATTTATTGCTTGATGGAACAAACTTGCCGAATTCATATTACGAGGCAAAGAAGGTTATTCGAGATCTTGGTCTTTCTTATAAGAAGATTGATGCGTGTAAGAATGATTGCATGTTATATTGGAAGAATGATAATTGTCTTGAATCTTGCAAAGTTTGTGGGGTATCCAGATGGAAGGAGGATAAACATAGTGGGGAAACCAAATTTAAAAGTGGAAAAAAGATACCATACAAGATTTTACGTTATTTTCCTCTAAAGCCCAGACTTCAAAGATTATTTATGTGTTCAAAGACATCTCCTCTTATATCATGGCATCATGATAAAAGAGTTGATGATGGGATTATGAGACACCCAGCTGATTCAATGGTATGGAaaaactttgatgagcttcaccCATCTTTTGCTGCTGAGCCTCGTAATGTAAGACTTGGGCTTGCTAGTGATGGATTTCAACCATTTGGAATGTCCAGAACTCCATACAGCATTTGGCCCGTGGTACTTATTCCTTATAATTTACCACCTTGGCTTTGCATGAAGCAAGAGAATTTTATTTTATCAATGCTTATACCTGGTCCTGAGAGTCCTGGGGATGCAATTGATGTCTATCTTCAACCTTTGATAGAGGAGTTGAATGAATTATGGGAAACTGGAGTGGAGACCTTTGATGCGTCAACTAAAAAGAATTTTACATTACATGCATCTTTATTATGGACCATCAATGACTTTCCAGCATATGCAAATTTGTCTGGATGGAGTACAAAAGGAAAATTGGCTTGCCCATGTTGCAATAAAGGAACTGTTTCCACAAGgctaaaaaattgtaaaaaatag
- the LOC132611909 gene encoding uncharacterized protein LOC132611909: protein MSQQGPSKRNKRAQSRTYAKPGSLSSLANKKRQLLTANETVQAIRSEKEDLLELIGKQQPVAPQSDENEQLVEEQQVEEQFEEEQQPVEEQMQMDSTIPPTNEKSKEDVIIEFGSFLGTLARTATLCPFDILDWRKIDTKDDLWTYTKEKYDIPEAGKKWTLKAIHAAWRRHKSDLKKLGYKPKVTDEIIMAKRPSHIPESQFKELLEYWKSEKFQKMSKTNTENRKKLLNPHTVGKKGSALVRNKLEKTKGNVSLKEILWKQEQGNPGACTRSQMKTQLVEMEEIETQLSVDGSQLIDAYSAVMGPEHPGCLRLYGRGVTKTSLKGKAGTFEPTSNATNDVVQEMQERIQKMEEQMEEQKRTMRAEVTADITAKVIETLQRAGLISPDMLVVLCVPSPGEATSAP, encoded by the exons ATGAGTCAACAAGGGCCTTCAAAAAGAAACAAAAGAGCTCAAAGCAGAACATATGCTAAACCTGGTTCATTGTCATCCTTGGCAAATAAAAAACGGCAGTTATTAACCGCAAACGAAACTGTTCAAGCTATACGGTCAGAGAAAGAGGATCTGCTAGAATTAATTGGAAAACAGCAGCCAGTAGCACCACAATCTGATGAAAATGAGCAACTTGTAGAAGAGCAACAAGTAGAGGAGCAATTCGAAGAAGAGCAACAGCCCGTCGAGGAGCAAATGCAAATGGATTCTACAATTCCTCCCACAAATGAAAAATCTAAAGAAG ATGTTATAATAGAGTTTGGTAGCTTCCTCGGTACATTAGCGAGGACTGCGACCCTTTGCCCATTTGATATACTTGATTGGAGGAAAATAGACACAAAAGATGATTTATGGACATATACCAAG GAGAAATATGATATTCCTGAAGCTGGCAAAAAGTGGACTTTGAAAGCAATTCATGCTGCTTGGAGAAGGCATAAAAGTGACTTGAAGAAACTTGGTTACAAACCAAAAGTCACTGATGAAATCATAATGGCAAAAAGGCCAAGTCATATTCCGGAATCTCAATTTAAAGAGCTCCTCGAATATTGGAAGTCTGAGAAATTCCAG AAAATGTCTAAAACAAATACTGAGAATCGGAAGAAGTTGTTGAATCCGCACACAGTCGGCAAAAAAGGTTCCGCTTTAGTCCGCAATAAATTG GAAAAAACCAAGGGAAATGTATCACTTAAGGAGATTTTGTGGAAACAAGAGCAAGGAAACCCGGGCGCTTGTACAAGGAGTCAAATGAAGACACAACTA GTTGAAATGGAGGAAATTGAAACACAACTAAGCGTAGATGGTAGTCAGCTTATTGATGCATACTCAGCCGTTATGGGTCCAGAACATCCGGGATGTCTAAGACTATATGGACGGGGGGTTACAAAGACTTCTTTGAAAGGAAAAGCGGGAACTTTTGAACCAACTTCAAATGCCACAAATGATGTAGTGCAAGAAATGCAAGAAAGGATCCAAAAAATGGAGGAACAAATGGAGGAACAAAAGAGAACTATGCGAGCAGAAGTTACTGCAGACATTACTGCAAAAGTAATTGAAACACTCCAACGTGCAGGATTAATTAGTCCAGATATGCTAGTAGTATTGTGTGTTCCTTCACCGGGAGAAGCTACGTCTGCACCATAA